A stretch of the Macaca mulatta isolate MMU2019108-1 chromosome 14, T2T-MMU8v2.0, whole genome shotgun sequence genome encodes the following:
- the MS4A5 gene encoding membrane-spanning 4-domains subfamily A member 5: MDSSMAHSPVFLVFPPEITASEYESTELSTTTFSTQSPLQKLFATKMKIIGTIQILFGIMTFSFGVIFLFTLLKPYPRFPFIFLSGYPFWGSVLFINSGAFLIALKRKTTETLIILTRIMNFLSALGAIAGIILLTFGFMLDQNYICGYSQQNSQCNAVTVLFMGILIALMTFSIIELLISLPFSIVGCHSEDCDCEQCC; this comes from the exons ATGGATTCAAGCATGGCACACAGTCCGGTGTTTCTGGTATTTCCTCCAGAAATCACTGCTTCAGAATATGAATCCACAGAACTTTCAACCACCACCTTTTCGACTCAAAGCCCCTTGCAAAAATTATttgctacaaaaatgaaaatcataggG ACTATCCAGATCCTGTTTGGAATTATGACCTTTTCTTTTGGAGTTATCTTCCTTTTCACCTTGTTAAAACCATATCCAAGGTTTCCCTTTATATTTCTTTCAGGATATCCATTCTGGGGCTCTGTTTTG TTCATTAATTCTGGAGCCTTCCTAATTGCactgaaaagaaaaaccacagaaaCTCTG ATAATACTGACCCGAATAATGAATTTCCTTAGTGCCCTGGGAGCAATAGCTGGAATCATTCTCCTCACATTTGGTTTCATGCTAGATCAAAACTACATCTGTGGTTATTCTCAACAAAATAGTCAGTGTAATGCTGTTACTGTCCTGTTCATG GGAATTTTGATTGCATTGATGACTTTCAGCATTATTGAATTATTAATTTCTCTGCCCTTCTCAATTGTGGGGTGCCACTCAGAGGACTGTGATTGTGAACAATGTTGTTGA